Part of the Syntrophales bacterium genome is shown below.
CCATCTTCTGCGGGTTCTTCCCCTTCCGGCGGCACCTCATCTCTGCCGCCTACGGCCTTCCACCCCTTGCGGGTAAGCCTGATCTTTCCGCTGCTCAACATATCCAGATAGTCGGCCATACCCAGGGAACGACATATAATCTTTGCATAATCTGCGCTCAGCCCTATCTCTCTGGCTACCCCGAACAGATTAGTCTCTCCCCCTCTTTTTTTAATCCCCTTCAAAACCGCCATTTCAGTTCCGCTTGGCATCAATTACCTCCTCTCCGGATAGTACAGAATTTTCCTTTTTCGCTTTGAGCTTTGATCTTTCAGCTAATTTATGTTCATCCAGCCTTGATCGCAAATTTTAAACCATGCTTAATGAACTTGCTCTGCCACACCATGTCCCGGCAAAGCTGTTCAGCATAGTCGGCTGAAATACCCATCTCTTTTCCAATTTTTGTGGGGTGGGCAATGCCCCCAAGCTTTTCTACCACCTCAAAAATCTCTTTTTCTCTTGCAGTCATGGCAATCACTCCTCCTTTTTTTCTTCTACCAGTTCATCCAGCTCTTTTTGTAAATCCCCAGCCTTTTCTTTGTACTCTTCCTCTGTCATCTCCCCCATTTCCCGGCGCATTTGCAGCTCCAGGAGAGCATCCTTGAGGTTGGCTTCCTGATCCATCTCCTCCTCGGCAATAGCGCCCATCCTTCCGGCCAGTTTCGCTACCCCGGTCAGCGGGCTTAGAAGAATGGTGACAGGGGCTTTCAGGATCGTGCCAAGCAGCCCTTTTTCCACCGGACGGAGGCTTTTCCTGCGCTTCATGCTTTTGCTCCAACCCCAGGAAGGCATCAACCCCAAGAACCGGGGCAGGGTTATCCGGGGAATCCCGCTGACCAGGCCGATAACGCTGCTGATAAGCGGAAATCTTCCTTTTTGAAAGGGAACCTTATCCTTATTATGCTTATTATCATCATTGATCATGATTAATCCCCTTCCTTATATTTCCTGATTTCCTCAAGCTTTTCCATCAGCCGGGTCTCTTGTCTGTCGAACTCTTCGTCGCCAACTTCTCCCAACTCATAGCGCATCTGAAGATTCAACAAGTCTTCGTAGATCCTGGAATCATCAGTCTTCTCTTTCTCAGCGGATTCGGATAGTTTTTTTGCAATCCATACCGGAACCTTGATGGGAGCAAAAAGGATGTCGTCCACTATAAATGCCATATGCTGATTCCCTCGTGGCTGCTATACACAGCGTCATTGTTAGTCACTGGCCATTAGTCATTAGTCATTAGTCATTGGTAATGATAAATGACGTTGTGTATAATTATGGTTTACTCCCCACTACTCGAATGAGTAGCAGAGGCCAGGTCAGGGGGAAATACACCCCCTGTCCCAGGTTCGATAGGCATGCTAAGGCTATATCCTAAGTTTGCCCAGCTCTTTTTCCCACTCAGCGTGGATCTTGAGATGCTTTTGACGATATTCTTTGGTTACAGCCTGATATTTTTTTACCTTCTTCATGTCTTCTTTTGCCCTGACTGCGGTCGTAGTCCTTTCTTTACCCATAAATCCCATCTTTTTTCACCTCCTTTCTTTTAGATAAATTTCAACCGGATATTTAAACCCCCTTGAGTATAGCAACCTGGCCATGGATCAAGGTTCGGCTGATCACCTTTTCTCCCCCGGGAGTGAGCATATATTCACCCTTACCGGTTTTTGAAAGATATCCGTCCTCCAGAAGACCTGCGCATAACTCGCCGGCATATTCTGCCGACATCGCCATCTTGCGGGCAATTCTTTCGGGTCCGCATGAACCAAGTTCCCTTATGATCTTTAATGCTTGTTTTTCGCTCCCTTTCATTTTTACTCCCCTTTTCTAATCTATAACTTTCCTTGACCCAAGCACCTGCAGGTCGGTGTCAAACTTGAGTGCATACATCACAATTGGGAGGTGTCCGCCCCGTTCAATATTGCGCATCCGCATTTCCTCCCAGGGCTCAACCACTGCTCTCCATCCCCCGTTCTCCTGCTTGAGGACGACAATCCTTCCGGCCTCGCTGAGCGCATCCTCAAGCACTTCAATGCCTACCTGAGGCGCTTTTTCACGGATAACACTCATCAAAGGCTTGAGGAAATATCTAACTTGCTCTGCCCGCTGCTTTTTCTCATCTTTTATTTTTTCGTAAGAAGCAATATTCAATTCCTGATCGATACGAAGCTCATAGAGACCCGGTTCTGTGCGCCGCTCCTTACGCCGCCGCTTCTTTTCCTCCCAGGGTTCGATTACGGCACTGCATCCGTCCTCATCCCATTTCAGACCCACGACTTCGCCTATAGGATCAAAAGCGCCCTCAAAAAGCCGGACAGCCATGTCAGGGGTTACATTATCCCTGGCCCCATAGAGTTTTTTACCGAAAGCGCTCACACATGCCTGCAATTTGGCCTTTTGCTCCTCAATCATATGCTTCTCCTCTGCCTCTTGCCTTTTTCTGCCATCTCGTCTTTCCTTCCATGTAGAGGCCTCTTTTTCTAAGGAAACCATCCGGGGATCGGGACGAGTTATTCCCTTTGCCCTGCGCCATTCCATGGCCATCAGCTTCTTTCTGATTGCCACAACGGTGGCTGTGTTTATAGAAATTGGTTTAGCTTCCTCTTTCTCCTTTTTTTTCTGAGGCATCCATGAATCCAGCATTGAATGCGATAACGCTTTCTTTGGAAATTCGTCGGAGGATACCTCTTGAAAAGCGATAGCTGAAGTGGTATCCCCTGCCGGAGTTACAGCCGGTTTCGATTGAAGCCTTTGATATTCAAGATTTCTCTTTACAGCCTCGGCTTCTCTTTCCAGGGAAGATTTTCCCGTATACCTCTTCTCGAAAACCCTTGCTTTTTCCCTGGCAATCTCGTCTATGGCTGTTTTTCTAACGCCTGGAGTCTTCATGCTTTTTCTCCTTTTACTGTCACCACTCCTTTTCCCTTGCACTCGACGCAGGGAAGCTTGCTGTGAGAATCTACCCCCCGTCCTTTGCATCTGCGGCACTGCTCCAGAGGTTCTCTGACCGGCACCACACCCTTTCCTCGACAGACTACACAGGTGATGTTGGTGCGGGGGCGCTCCTCGCCCCGGCCCTTGCAGAAAGCGCAAATCATGGCGGGCGGTGTAACAGAGACCACTCCTTTACCCCGGCACACCGAACAGGTACTTCCCCTGGGCTTGGAGCCGGAACCCCGGCAGAACGCACACGGATAAGTTTCTTTACGGAGTATCCCCCTGATCTGCCGACCCATTACGCCCGGATCGTACTGCTCACTAATCTCTTTTACGTCAACCGGCTCCCAGAGCAAGGCCCCTTCATGAAAGTGTGCTTCGCCGGTCTGCCGGGTCTCTACGTTTTTGCACCTATGCAAAGGTACTACGTATTCAAATTCCAAAGTCATTCCTCCCCTTTACCACAATAATCCGCCGTAAAAAGTCCCTTTAGCCTGTCATTTCGAGTGAAACGAGAAATCTTTGTTCTGCAACCTATTGAAAAGATAAGATTTCTCCCTGCGGTCGAAATGACACATTCAATGAATTCAACTTTTTAGTCTCCTACGTCTTCTGTATCGATTCGCTTGCGCATCCTGATTCGCTTAAATTCCAACATATTTCCTTCAGGATCGAGTTTGGTTTCGTATGTGGCCAGAATATCCATACCGTCAGGAAGGGAGTGCTTTTCGATGACCTCTATACTCACCAGCCATCCATCACTATCTCTGGCTGCTCCCAGGGTTGATCCAATCTCTAAAGCGGTAAGCAAACTTAATTCCGACCGCGCCTTTTCTATCACTTCTCTTATACTTAGAGCCATTTTGTTTTACCTCCTTACATATTAGTCATTAGTCATTGGTCATTGGTCATTGGATTGAAGATTGTCGATTGAAGATTGAAGATTTGTGGAATTCCTTCATTCTTCATTCTTCATTCTTCAATAGTCCCCTGTCCACTAAATACTTACCCAGCTCATTAAACCTTTCTTCATCCTTTCCGGAGATGAGCATTTTAAAATAGGCCTTCACCTTTTCCCGTTTTTTTACCTCTTCAACCGCAATATCCTTTGCAAGAAGAGAAAGCACATCATGATAGGCGCCTATGAAAAGGGCACCCGTTTCTCCCTCTTTTAGAGTCTTGTTGATGGTGTCGGCAATAAATTTATCCCTTTTCATCATAAGCCGGCCTTTATGAAATCTGTACCCTATGTAAGCCGTAGTCCTCTCCCATAGTGATTTGCTCTGGGCAAGCTTGAGGATCCGATTATATTCTTCCTTAAGAAGCGCTATATCTTCTGTTTTTCTGATCTCTCCGCCTCTTCTGATCAGGTCAAGGACAATCCGGTAATTTCTGCTCCCTTTTTGTGCTGTTTCCTCAATGATCTTTTGACCAAGCTCGCCATCCGCCATTAATCCATCCTGATAGATTTTCAAATTGTCGGCATTTAGTTTTTTGAAATATTTCTCAATATTATCCCAAAATGTGGTTACGATTTGTTTGTGTCTTTCCCAACGCTCTCTTCCGCATATCTCTGTACTTCTTTTGTCGATGGCTGGCGCAATGCTTCCTAAATCAGAATCCACATGAATAACCGGCACATAAAGCAGTTTTCTCATTTGACCACTGACCACTAATCTCCCATAAGCGCTGAGTTGTTTTAAAAGATGAACGTCGAACATCGAACATTGAACGTCGAACGTCGAATAAGGAATTTTGTCAATTTTTAAAAATGGCAGAGCGAAGCGACTTCCACAAATTATCAATCATCAATCAACAATCATCAATCTTAAAGAGCGAAGCGATTTCACTATTCGATGTTCGATGTTGGACGTTCGATGTTCGATGTTCATTTTTTTTCACTCCCCCGCTGACCACTGACCACTGACTACTGACTACTGACCACTGACCACTGATTTCCTGACATCTATCCAGTCCCTGACATCCGCTTCTTTAAAGGAACATTGGGCATCCTGGCAATAATCGCTGAGCATCTGATAGGCCTTAGTCATTTTCTCAAACCGTTTTTGTGCTTCCAGATCGCCAGGATATTTATCGGGATGAAATCTCTTGCTCATTTCCCTGTAGGCACTCTTGATTTCCGAAATCGTCGCTTCTTCGCCTAAACCCAACATCTCTCTCGCCTCGTTTACCTCCCCGAATTCCACCGTTTTCATCTCCAGGGTAGTAAAGCTGTAAGGGGGAAGGGGGCCAACGATTCGAAAATTGATTCCGCCGTTGTATTGCTTATCCAGTTGATCTACCTTTGTCTCAAAGGTCTCCTGTCTATCCTTATCTATCAGGAAGGCTGTGTTCATTATCATAGAGTCATCCATGACAGCGTGGGAACGATAATTTGCTGCATCCTTCTTCAGGACATCCGATAACTGAGAAGCACATTGTTCTCTCTTTTTATCCAACGTGTCCTTAACTAATTTTCCCAGTTGTACCTTTATTTCAAAAACCTGTTCAGGAGGTTTTGTTAGTGCCTCTTCTTTGAGTCTCTTAATTTCCTCTTTTTCACCTATTTCCCTTAAAATTGAATCAAAGTTGCTCCATAGTGCTGCCACATCGAGTTCTATTTTGTTCTCCATCTCCTTAATACTCGTAACGAGCCGGCCATAACTCTTTGCCAGCATTTTCTTAAGATCTTCCTCTCCTTGAACCACGGTTCCGAATTTCATCGGGATAATGTGATGACTTTTCATCACCTTTTCGATAACAGCTTGATAAATAGCCAGATTGCGGAGGAGAGTTTCTCTGGGTAGAGAATCAAATTGTATAAGCGGCAAATCGCTAACCACAGCAGCGACATCTTTATAGGGGAAAAAGCAAACATCTCCCTGTTCAATGCCTATGGGACCGAATGTTTTCCATTCATCGCTATTTGTAAATCCGTAAATGAATTTTCCATCTTGCGTCATTATTTTTCCCCGAATTTGTTGCTGGTCATTGAATTGAAGATTGTCGATTGAATATTGAAGAATGAAGGAATTCTGTCAATTTTAATCCACAGATTACGCAGATTACACAGAAAACATAAAAAGCTCCAATTATAACCGTTTACAGTATGGTTCATTTAAAATGATAGAGCGGAGCGATTCCACAAATCTTCAATTTTCAATATACAATCTTCAATTGCTTTGGTCTTCAATATTCAATTGTTTTGGTCTTTCCTTCAATGCTTCCTGAAAGTGCAGAGCGGAAACCCGAAACTTTGAGTAATCCTCACCTCCCGATTCTATAAACTCCCTTATAGCCGACAGAGAGGCTTTCCTGCATATTAACTCTATGTCAGCCCCTACAAGGCCTTCCGTGGCAGCAACCAGAGATTTAAGATCAACATTTGAATTCAAAGGTTTCCCTCTTGTATGGACTTTAAATATCTCCAATCTTGTCTCTTCGTCCGGGACAGGAAGCTCAAGATGAAAATCGAATCTGCCTGCCCTTAGCAAAGCAGGATCAATAATGTCCAGCCTGTTGGTGGCTGCCAGAACTACAATCCCCTTGAGTTCCTCGATGCCGTCCAGCTCGGTCAGGAACTGGCTGATGACGCGGTCAACCACATGGGATGCGGCTTCCGAACCGCGCCTGGGAACCACGCTGTCTATTTCATCGAAAAATATGATACATGGAGAAGCCTGCTTTGCTTTCTTGAAAACCTCACGAACGCCTTTTTCGCTTTCTCCAACCCACTTGGAGAGTATCTCCGGGCCTTTGATTGAAATAAAATTTACCTCTGACTCAGAAGCAACTGCCTTGGCAAGCAGGGTCTTCCCTGTTCCGGGTGGACCATAGAGCAATATGCCTTTGGAAGGACTGGTTTTCGCATGTTCAAACAACTTATCATATTTCAGGGGCCATTCGATGGTTTCCTTAAGAACTCTTTTTGCTTCGGCGAGCCCGCCGACATCGCTCCACTTTACATTGGGAATTTCGGTAAACACTTCCCTTATAGCTGAAGGCTCCACTTCCTTAAGGGCTTCCATGAAATCATCCATAGTCACCTGAAGTTTCATCAGGGTCTCGTAAGGGATCTCTTCCATCTGGAAGTCAATAATGGGGAAGAGCTCTCTGAGGGTGACCATCGCCGCTTCCCGGGAAAGCGCTTGCAGATCAGCGCCGACAAACCCATGAGTAATCTCGGATATACGCACCAAGTCCACGTCCTCAGCCAGAGGCATGCCCCGGGTATGGACGTTGAGGATCTCAAGACGGCCGTTTTTGTCCGGTATGCTGATTTCTATCTCACGGTCAAAACGTCCCGGTCTTCTCAAGGCCGGATCAAGGACATTGGGAATGTTGGTGGCACCGATGACGATAACCTGCCCCCTGGAAGAAAGTCCGTCCATCAGGGCCAGAAGCTGAGCTACAATCCGTTTTTCTACCTGTTTCTCACCACCCAGCTCCTCTCGCTTGGGCGCGACGGAGTCGATCTCGTCCAAAAAGATAATGCTTGGAGCATGTGCGGCGGCATCTTCAAATATTCGCCTGAGATGGGCCTCGCTTTCACCATAGTACTTGTGCATGATCTCAGGACCGCTGATATGGCTGAAGTAGGCATCGGTCTCATTGGCTACAGCCTTGGCAATGAGAGTTTTCCCGCATCCGGGAGGGCCGTGTAAAAGCACACCTTTGGGGGGATCAATGCCTAATCTTTCAAAAACCTGGGGATATTTCAGCGGCAGCTCGATCATCTCTCGAATCCGCCCGATTTCCTTGCCCAGCCCCCCGATATCTTCATAGGATATCCTGGTCACGGCCTCACCAACACCCTTCTTCTCCTGAATCCTCATAACGGTCTTGGGGTTGATTATCACCACGCCTGCGGGCTTGGTGGACACAACTTTAAAGTCCTGGGTGCGGGTTCCGATAAGTCTTGCTCTTACCATGTCACCCTCTAATAGCGGCAAACCCTCAAGGAGGCTTCCGATATAGCGGGCATCATAGGAACGCATACTTGTCAAAGGTGTAACAACAATCTTTTGGGCCGGTTTAAAGTCAGACTTTGTGATGGCAATTTTTTCGTCAATACCAATACCGGCATTTTCGCGGGTAATTCCATCCATGCGAATCAGGTCTTTGCCTCGGTCCTCCATATAGGCAGGCATAACCTTGGCCACGGTTTCCCTTTTTCCCTTGAGGGTTACCACATCTCCCACTTCAACCCCGATTTTCTTGAAACAGGCAGGGTCCAGGCGGACAATGCCGCGGCTTACATCCTTGGATGAAGCCTCTGCTACTTTGAGGGTGAGGGGTTTATTCTCAATATTCTTTTTTTGAGGTTTCATGTTATTGGTCATTGGTCATTAGTCATTGGTCATTAGACATTGGTCACTGGTCACTGGTCACTGGTCATTGGCAATAGGATTGAATATTGAAGATTGTCGA
Proteins encoded:
- a CDS encoding gas vesicle protein GvpG, encoding MINDDNKHNKDKVPFQKGRFPLISSVIGLVSGIPRITLPRFLGLMPSWGWSKSMKRRKSLRPVEKGLLGTILKAPVTILLSPLTGVAKLAGRMGAIAEEEMDQEANLKDALLELQMRREMGEMTEEEYKEKAGDLQKELDELVEEKKEE
- a CDS encoding gas vesicle protein GvpG, translating into MAFIVDDILFAPIKVPVWIAKKLSESAEKEKTDDSRIYEDLLNLQMRYELGEVGDEEFDRQETRLMEKLEEIRKYKEGD
- the gvpO gene encoding gas vesicle protein GvpO; the protein is MALSIREVIEKARSELSLLTALEIGSTLGAARDSDGWLVSIEVIEKHSLPDGMDILATYETKLDPEGNMLEFKRIRMRKRIDTEDVGD
- a CDS encoding GvpL/GvpF family gas vesicle protein produces the protein MTQDGKFIYGFTNSDEWKTFGPIGIEQGDVCFFPYKDVAAVVSDLPLIQFDSLPRETLLRNLAIYQAVIEKVMKSHHIIPMKFGTVVQGEEDLKKMLAKSYGRLVTSIKEMENKIELDVAALWSNFDSILREIGEKEEIKRLKEEALTKPPEQVFEIKVQLGKLVKDTLDKKREQCASQLSDVLKKDAANYRSHAVMDDSMIMNTAFLIDKDRQETFETKVDQLDKQYNGGINFRIVGPLPPYSFTTLEMKTVEFGEVNEAREMLGLGEEATISEIKSAYREMSKRFHPDKYPGDLEAQKRFEKMTKAYQMLSDYCQDAQCSFKEADVRDWIDVRKSVVSGQ
- a CDS encoding CDC48 family AAA ATPase, with amino-acid sequence MKPQKKNIENKPLTLKVAEASSKDVSRGIVRLDPACFKKIGVEVGDVVTLKGKRETVAKVMPAYMEDRGKDLIRMDGITRENAGIGIDEKIAITKSDFKPAQKIVVTPLTSMRSYDARYIGSLLEGLPLLEGDMVRARLIGTRTQDFKVVSTKPAGVVIINPKTVMRIQEKKGVGEAVTRISYEDIGGLGKEIGRIREMIELPLKYPQVFERLGIDPPKGVLLHGPPGCGKTLIAKAVANETDAYFSHISGPEIMHKYYGESEAHLRRIFEDAAAHAPSIIFLDEIDSVAPKREELGGEKQVEKRIVAQLLALMDGLSSRGQVIVIGATNIPNVLDPALRRPGRFDREIEISIPDKNGRLEILNVHTRGMPLAEDVDLVRISEITHGFVGADLQALSREAAMVTLRELFPIIDFQMEEIPYETLMKLQVTMDDFMEALKEVEPSAIREVFTEIPNVKWSDVGGLAEAKRVLKETIEWPLKYDKLFEHAKTSPSKGILLYGPPGTGKTLLAKAVASESEVNFISIKGPEILSKWVGESEKGVREVFKKAKQASPCIIFFDEIDSVVPRRGSEAASHVVDRVISQFLTELDGIEELKGIVVLAATNRLDIIDPALLRAGRFDFHLELPVPDEETRLEIFKVHTRGKPLNSNVDLKSLVAATEGLVGADIELICRKASLSAIREFIESGGEDYSKFRVSALHFQEALKERPKQLNIEDQSN